From one Malus sylvestris chromosome 1, drMalSylv7.2, whole genome shotgun sequence genomic stretch:
- the LOC126620226 gene encoding protein CURVATURE THYLAKOID 1A, chloroplastic-like isoform X2 gives MAATASSMAATTVFIPRFPIKPTRCSALPYLPPRLSSPSSFPLKSFSGSRRLSLQVRASSSEETSTSVDTDELISDLKAKWDAVENKSTVLVYGGGAIVAVWLSSIVVGAVNSVPLLPKVLELVGLGYTGWFVYRYLLFKDLVYTG, from the exons ATGGCAGCGACAGCCTCATCCATGGCGGCCACCACCGTCTTCATACCACGCTTTCCCATCAAACCCACCCGCTGCTCCGCTTTGCCTTACCTCCCTCCTCGCCTCtcctccccttcttccttccctcTTAAATCCTTCTCAG GGTCCCGGAGGCTTTCTCTTCAGGTCAGAGCTTCATCTTCAGAAGAGACATCCACATCCGTCGACACTGATGAACTTATATCAGACTTGAAGGCGAAG TGGGATGCAGTTGAAAACAAGTCTACAGTACTTGTATATGGAGGTGGGGCGATAGTCGCAGTGTGGTTGTCCTCAATAGTTGTTGGTGCCGTCAATTCAGTGCCACTT CTTCCAAAGGTCCTGGAGTTGGTAGGGCTAGGATACACAGGATGGTTTGTCTACCGTTACCTA